Proteins from one Mesorhizobium sp. M9A.F.Ca.ET.002.03.1.2 genomic window:
- a CDS encoding carbohydrate ABC transporter permease, with amino-acid sequence MAQAMSRKSRIGTRIAEHATGIIASLLFLAPIVWTVLSAFKPAQEARKPPLPPWPTTGFSVENYATLNTFGDGLWLPAQNSIYVSVMTVVLSVIVGVLAGYGFSRFRFPLKNLLFVTILSTIMIPFQSILTPIFLVLTKIGLHNTLTGLVCVYVTLQLPFSIFMMRNAFDAVPREIEEAARMDGANNVTMLIKVMLPLVWPGIVTIALFAFLGAWNEFLAALVLMTDQSKFTLPIMMTALQSGRFGAIDWGAVQAGVTVMMVPCLVLFLLLQRFYIRGLMAGAVK; translated from the coding sequence ATGGCGCAGGCAATGAGCCGCAAAAGCCGCATCGGCACCCGGATCGCCGAGCACGCGACGGGCATCATCGCCTCGCTGCTGTTCCTGGCGCCGATCGTGTGGACCGTGCTTTCGGCCTTCAAGCCGGCGCAGGAGGCGCGCAAGCCGCCGCTGCCGCCCTGGCCGACGACGGGTTTTTCGGTCGAGAACTACGCCACGCTCAACACTTTCGGCGACGGGCTGTGGCTGCCGGCGCAAAACAGCATCTATGTCTCGGTGATGACGGTGGTGCTGTCGGTGATCGTCGGCGTGCTAGCCGGCTACGGTTTCTCGCGCTTCCGCTTTCCGCTGAAGAACCTGCTCTTCGTCACCATCCTGTCGACGATCATGATCCCGTTCCAGTCGATCCTGACGCCGATCTTCCTGGTGCTGACCAAGATCGGCCTGCACAATACGCTGACCGGGCTGGTCTGCGTCTACGTCACGCTGCAGCTGCCGTTCTCGATCTTCATGATGCGCAACGCCTTCGACGCGGTTCCGCGCGAGATCGAGGAAGCCGCCCGCATGGACGGCGCCAACAATGTCACCATGCTGATCAAGGTGATGCTGCCGCTGGTCTGGCCGGGCATCGTCACCATCGCGCTGTTCGCCTTCCTCGGCGCCTGGAACGAATTCCTGGCGGCGCTGGTGCTGATGACGGACCAGTCCAAATTCACGCTGCCGATCATGATGACGGCGCTGCAGTCCGGCCGCTTCGGCGCCATCGACTGGGGCGCGGTGCAGGCGGGCGTCACCGTGATGATGGTGCCGTGCCTGGTGCTCTTCCTGTTGCTGCAGCGCTTCTACATCCGCGGCCTCATGGCAGGGGCGGTGAAATGA
- a CDS encoding glycoside hydrolase family 127 protein yields the protein MTASQSTKQAAASGKLAFRPLPVPQVDIRGFWGDRVDAVATRTAGILYDRCVEARMLEQIDPDRPSPGVVIPFHSPSPDEASGSGAEFTGSTVTTQMFWDSDWGKTIETAAYSLYRRRNDDLEKKIDAVIDIYGKLQQPDGYLSSWYQRIQPGLRWTNLRDCHELYCAGHLIEGAVAYYQATGKRKLLDIMCRYADHIAQTFGPEPGKKKGYCGHEEIELALVKLARATGEQKYMDLAKYFIDQRGLEPHYFDEEARARGADPKAYHFKTYEYSQSHKPVREQDKVVGHAVRAMYLYSGMADIATEYGDDTLRVALDRLWDDLTTKNLYITGGIGPSSHNEGFTADYDLPNETAYAETCASVGLVFWASRMLGMGPNARYADMMERALYNGSISGLSLDGSLFFYENPLESRGKHNRWKWHRCPCCPPNIGRMVASIGSYFYGLSDDALAVHLYGNGTARFDIGDRPVTLTQTSNYPWDGAVSISVEPEAPTAFTLHLRLPAWCRKAALKVNGEAVDLDGVTSDGYAAIRREWRKGDRVELDLEMAVDRLYANPEVRQDIGRVALARGPLIYCVEETDNAGQLHRLALPRAAKIEARDEPNLLGGVVTLSAIAGKEASENWESGLYRTEPPAAEETKVTAVPYFAWDNREPGEMLVWLRDG from the coding sequence ATGACCGCATCGCAATCCACCAAACAGGCCGCCGCGTCGGGCAAGCTCGCCTTCCGTCCGCTGCCCGTGCCGCAGGTCGATATCAGAGGTTTCTGGGGCGACCGCGTCGACGCCGTCGCCACGCGCACCGCCGGCATCCTCTACGACCGCTGCGTCGAGGCGCGCATGCTGGAGCAGATCGATCCGGACCGGCCATCGCCGGGCGTCGTCATTCCGTTCCACTCGCCATCGCCCGACGAAGCATCCGGCTCCGGGGCCGAGTTCACCGGCTCGACGGTGACGACCCAGATGTTCTGGGACTCGGATTGGGGCAAGACGATCGAGACGGCGGCCTATTCGCTCTACCGTCGCCGCAATGACGATCTGGAGAAGAAGATCGATGCTGTCATCGACATCTACGGCAAGCTGCAGCAGCCCGACGGCTATCTGTCGAGCTGGTACCAGCGCATCCAGCCCGGCTTGCGCTGGACCAATCTGCGCGATTGCCACGAGCTCTATTGCGCCGGCCATCTGATCGAAGGCGCGGTCGCCTACTACCAGGCCACCGGAAAACGCAAGCTGCTCGACATCATGTGCCGCTATGCCGACCATATCGCGCAGACGTTCGGTCCCGAGCCCGGCAAGAAGAAAGGCTATTGCGGCCACGAGGAGATCGAGCTGGCGCTGGTGAAGCTCGCACGCGCAACCGGCGAGCAGAAGTACATGGACCTCGCCAAATACTTCATCGACCAGCGTGGTCTTGAGCCGCATTATTTCGACGAGGAGGCGCGTGCCCGCGGCGCCGACCCGAAGGCCTATCATTTCAAGACCTACGAATACAGCCAGTCGCACAAACCGGTGCGCGAGCAGGACAAGGTCGTCGGCCACGCGGTCAGGGCGATGTATCTCTATTCCGGCATGGCCGACATCGCCACCGAATATGGCGACGACACGCTGCGGGTGGCGCTCGACCGGCTGTGGGACGATCTCACGACCAAGAACCTCTATATCACCGGCGGGATTGGGCCGTCGTCGCACAATGAGGGTTTTACCGCCGACTACGATCTGCCCAACGAAACCGCCTATGCCGAGACCTGCGCTTCGGTCGGCCTGGTGTTCTGGGCGAGCCGCATGCTCGGCATGGGTCCCAATGCGCGCTATGCCGACATGATGGAGAGGGCGCTCTACAACGGCTCGATCTCGGGCCTGTCGCTCGACGGCTCGCTGTTCTTCTACGAAAATCCGCTGGAAAGCCGGGGCAAGCACAACCGCTGGAAGTGGCATCGCTGCCCGTGCTGCCCGCCCAATATCGGGCGCATGGTCGCCTCGATCGGCAGCTATTTCTACGGCCTGTCGGATGACGCGCTGGCGGTCCATCTCTATGGAAACGGAACGGCCCGTTTCGATATCGGCGACAGGCCGGTGACCCTGACCCAGACCAGCAACTATCCTTGGGACGGCGCGGTGTCGATCAGCGTCGAGCCCGAGGCGCCGACCGCGTTCACCTTGCACCTGCGCCTGCCGGCCTGGTGCCGCAAGGCGGCGCTCAAGGTGAACGGGGAGGCGGTCGATCTGGATGGTGTGACGAGCGACGGCTATGCCGCGATCAGGCGCGAGTGGCGCAAGGGCGACCGGGTGGAACTCGATCTCGAAATGGCCGTCGACCGCCTCTACGCCAACCCTGAGGTGCGGCAGGACATCGGCCGCGTCGCGCTTGCGCGCGGGCCGCTGATCTACTGTGTCGAGGAGACCGACAATGCCGGCCAGCTGCATCGCCTGGCTCTGCCACGGGCGGCAAAAATCGAGGCGCGTGACGAGCCCAACCTTCTCGGCGGCGTCGTCACGCTTTCGGCCATCGCCGGCAAGGAGGCCTCTGAAAACTGGGAAAGCGGGCTCTATCGCACCGAGCCACCGGCGGCAGAGGAGACGAAAGTCACGGCCGTTCCGTACTTTGCCTGGGACAACCGCGAGCCAGGCGAGATGCTGGTGTGGTTGCGGGACGGATGA
- a CDS encoding endonuclease/exonuclease/phosphatase family protein, translating to MQKNGRSFQETVLLSIRSRNARKAKSEQRKRVDGTEMVVASYNVHKCIGVDRKFDPERTARVIREISPDVIALQEADNRFGDRAGLLDLARLEMETGLMPVPIAGNGKGHGWRGNVLLFKRGTVRDVHQIKLPGLEPRGALVAEIDLDEKPTLRVIAAHLGLLRRSRSEQARVVLDIMNSPDERPTLLLGDLNEWRLGNRSALNTLHTTFGFLPPAVPTFPSSLPLLALDRIMANRHGMISTVEAHDTPLSRVASDHLPLTAFVRL from the coding sequence ATGCAGAAAAACGGACGCAGCTTTCAGGAGACCGTGCTCTTGTCGATCCGCAGCAGAAATGCGCGGAAGGCAAAATCCGAGCAGCGCAAGCGGGTGGACGGCACCGAAATGGTGGTCGCTTCCTACAACGTCCACAAATGCATCGGCGTCGACCGGAAATTCGATCCCGAACGGACCGCTCGCGTCATCCGGGAAATCAGCCCGGACGTCATCGCGCTGCAGGAGGCCGACAACCGCTTCGGTGATCGTGCCGGGCTGCTCGACCTTGCCCGCCTCGAAATGGAAACGGGACTGATGCCGGTGCCGATTGCCGGAAACGGCAAGGGACATGGCTGGCGCGGCAATGTGCTTTTGTTCAAGCGTGGCACCGTGCGCGACGTGCACCAGATCAAGCTGCCGGGGCTGGAGCCACGTGGGGCGCTCGTTGCCGAGATCGATCTCGACGAGAAACCGACGCTGCGCGTCATCGCAGCCCATCTCGGTCTGCTGCGCCGCTCGCGCTCCGAACAGGCCCGTGTCGTGCTCGACATCATGAACAGCCCCGACGAAAGGCCGACATTGCTGCTCGGCGACCTCAACGAATGGCGGCTCGGAAACCGTTCCGCGCTGAACACGCTGCATACGACTTTTGGTTTTTTGCCGCCGGCGGTCCCCACCTTTCCATCGAGCCTTCCGCTGCTGGCGCTCGACCGGATCATGGCCAATCGACACGGCATGATCTCGACCGTCGAAGCGCACGACACCCCGCTTTCGCGGGTTGCCTCCGATCATCTGCCGCTCACCGCTTTCGTCCGCCTGTAA
- a CDS encoding phosphatidylserine/phosphatidylglycerophosphate/cardiolipin synthase family protein: MWQTLMTHWPNVLVIISAVMATVGIAHAIMTKEDVRAATGWVGVMFLSPFLGVLIYAVAGINRIRRASIGAQRLLASDVASAKHDRDIAAEGLIAERYGQRFTGLKTLGDRVARRALTSGNAIAMLKTGDEAYAAMCGAIDRAQRSILLETYIFDNDDVGQLFVESLGRAVRRGVTVRVLIDAVGVRYSVPSILRQLKAADVTADLFNGNIVMGLRLPYANLRTHRKILIVDGMMAFTGGMNIRKGFSAEFAGSSSARDTHFQVTGPVVADLFSVAAEDWRFAGNEALKGDAWRIENPSPPDRTLAGQPMLVRAVATGPDASIETNHQLLIGAFSVARKSIRIMSPYFLPDRELISALTTAGRRGVEIDIVVPAVNNLFLVDRAMTAQFDQVLKHYCRVWRHAGSFDHSKLMSIDGVWAYVGSSNLDARSLRLNFEIDMEVLDASFAAEIDERIGSAIASAIPVTLEALRARPFIVRLFDRVLWLGSPYL, from the coding sequence ATGTGGCAGACCTTGATGACTCATTGGCCAAACGTCCTCGTGATCATTTCGGCGGTGATGGCGACCGTCGGCATCGCCCATGCCATCATGACGAAGGAAGACGTCCGCGCCGCCACTGGCTGGGTCGGCGTGATGTTCCTGTCGCCGTTCCTCGGTGTGCTGATCTACGCTGTTGCTGGCATAAACCGTATCCGCCGTGCGTCGATCGGCGCGCAGCGGCTGCTCGCCAGCGACGTGGCTTCCGCAAAACACGACCGCGACATTGCCGCCGAAGGATTGATTGCCGAGCGATACGGCCAACGGTTCACCGGCCTGAAGACGTTGGGCGACAGGGTGGCGCGGCGTGCCCTGACGTCGGGCAACGCAATTGCGATGTTGAAGACAGGTGACGAGGCCTATGCCGCGATGTGCGGAGCGATCGATCGCGCTCAACGCAGTATTCTCCTTGAAACCTACATCTTCGACAATGACGACGTCGGGCAGCTTTTCGTCGAATCGCTTGGCCGTGCTGTCCGGCGCGGCGTGACCGTACGCGTGCTGATCGACGCCGTCGGCGTGCGCTACTCGGTGCCCAGCATCCTCAGGCAGCTCAAGGCGGCTGATGTCACCGCCGATCTTTTCAACGGCAACATCGTCATGGGCCTGCGACTTCCCTATGCCAATTTGAGAACCCACAGGAAGATCCTGATTGTAGATGGCATGATGGCGTTCACGGGAGGGATGAACATCCGCAAGGGATTCTCGGCCGAGTTTGCCGGCTCCTCCAGCGCCAGGGACACGCATTTCCAGGTCACCGGGCCGGTTGTGGCCGACCTTTTCTCGGTTGCGGCCGAGGATTGGCGCTTCGCCGGCAACGAGGCCTTGAAAGGCGACGCCTGGAGAATAGAAAATCCCTCGCCCCCGGACCGCACCTTGGCCGGCCAGCCGATGCTGGTGCGCGCGGTGGCAACGGGGCCGGATGCCAGCATCGAAACGAACCACCAATTGCTGATCGGGGCATTTTCCGTTGCCCGCAAATCGATCCGCATCATGTCGCCCTATTTCCTGCCGGACCGGGAACTGATCAGCGCGCTGACGACAGCTGGCCGGCGCGGCGTCGAGATCGATATCGTCGTGCCGGCGGTGAACAACCTCTTCCTCGTCGACCGCGCCATGACGGCGCAGTTCGACCAGGTGCTGAAGCACTATTGCCGCGTATGGCGCCACGCGGGCTCGTTCGATCATTCGAAGCTGATGTCGATCGATGGCGTGTGGGCCTATGTCGGATCCTCCAATCTTGATGCCCGCTCGCTCAGGCTGAATTTCGAGATCGACATGGAGGTTCTGGATGCAAGCTTTGCCGCCGAGATCGATGAGAGGATCGGCTCGGCGATCGCCTCCGCCATACCCGTAACGCTCGAAGCCTTGCGAGCCCGACCATTCATCGTTCGCCTGTTCGACCGGGTGCTGTGGCTGGGGTCGCCCTATCTCTAA
- a CDS encoding GtrA family protein → MRAVRRSEARSTAGAGLRLLARFGLVGIAATILYAVLAIAWVRWIGFTPVQASLAAYAAAAVFSYLAHKSVTFLSSGSHRSEAPRFLMLTATGFAVAYAAPALLTAKLGLPPIIAILVTCSLIPVINLLMLDRWVFAQRKPGRQGDRST, encoded by the coding sequence ATGCGTGCAGTGCGCAGGTCTGAGGCCCGTTCGACCGCCGGCGCCGGACTGAGGCTGCTGGCGCGCTTCGGGTTGGTCGGCATCGCCGCGACGATCCTATATGCTGTCTTGGCTATCGCCTGGGTCAGATGGATCGGCTTCACCCCCGTCCAGGCGTCACTTGCGGCTTACGCCGCGGCCGCCGTGTTTTCGTATCTCGCCCACAAATCTGTGACCTTCCTGTCGAGCGGATCGCATCGATCGGAAGCTCCGCGTTTTCTCATGCTGACGGCGACAGGCTTCGCCGTGGCTTACGCGGCGCCGGCGCTTTTGACGGCGAAACTCGGCCTGCCGCCCATCATTGCCATTCTGGTTACATGCTCGCTCATTCCGGTGATCAATCTTCTCATGCTCGACCGATGGGTTTTTGCGCAGCGGAAACCCGGCCGGCAAGGCGATCGCTCCACCTAA
- a CDS encoding class I SAM-dependent methyltransferase has translation MAELFDSYKSNYGEAVAGSIRFSGLKHDFFLIAKADLLRRLVVERGLRQGGASVRALDVGCGVGSLHPYLEGAFENLDGCDVSEESILRAGQDNPRVSYRACTTPSLPYEDGAFDLAFASCVVHHVPPVSWLDFFREMRRVVRPGGVACIIEHNPYNPLTRLAVFRCPFDRDAVLLNAAKAASFFREAGFSDIRSEHFLLLPSARPFAKKVERLLAPLPLGAQYACSAQV, from the coding sequence ATGGCCGAACTCTTCGACAGCTATAAATCAAATTATGGCGAGGCGGTCGCAGGATCCATCCGGTTTTCTGGACTCAAGCACGACTTCTTTCTGATCGCCAAGGCCGACCTGCTGCGGCGCCTCGTCGTCGAGCGAGGGCTTCGGCAGGGCGGTGCGAGTGTGCGAGCGCTGGATGTCGGCTGCGGCGTCGGGTCGCTCCACCCTTATCTCGAAGGCGCTTTCGAGAACCTGGATGGCTGCGACGTCTCGGAGGAATCGATCCTGCGCGCCGGCCAGGACAATCCGCGTGTGAGCTACAGGGCCTGCACCACGCCGAGCCTGCCTTATGAGGACGGTGCGTTCGATCTGGCTTTCGCCAGTTGCGTCGTCCATCACGTTCCGCCCGTCTCCTGGCTCGATTTCTTCCGGGAAATGCGGCGCGTCGTGCGTCCGGGCGGCGTCGCCTGCATCATCGAGCACAATCCCTATAATCCGCTGACGCGTCTTGCGGTGTTCCGTTGTCCGTTCGACCGGGACGCCGTCCTGCTCAACGCCGCCAAGGCAGCGTCCTTCTTTCGGGAGGCGGGCTTCAGCGATATCCGATCCGAGCACTTCCTGCTGCTGCCGTCGGCAAGGCCCTTCGCCAAAAAAGTCGAGCGCCTGCTCGCTCCTCTGCCGCTTGGAGCCCAGTATGCGTGCAGTGCGCAGGTCTGA
- a CDS encoding glycosyltransferase family 2 protein, protein MRDAVIQSIRTAVNVSPPRYSLVLPIYNEEEVLPRLIERISSLICRLDGEAEAIFVDDGSVDGSVEYLRKVVAVEPRFRLIELSRNFGHQVAITAGMDAATGDAVIVMDADLQDPPEVVLDLVAKWKDGFEIVYARRIKREGESWFKRVTASLFYRLLEKMTSVDIPRDVGDFRLVGRKALETFKHMPEHDRFVRGMFAWMGFKQAAVAFERPARTLGQTKYPFWKMMHLAVHGIVSFSEKPLRMALWGGLAISALAVVFGAYAVFAWIFETGIIAGWTSTVVIVSLLCGINLFMTGVVGLYVGGIHAEVKRRPLYVIDRVTGFDKAMRAATPGQSRRSIRKPRNGASADGRTLRQL, encoded by the coding sequence ATGCGAGACGCTGTGATCCAAAGCATCAGGACTGCGGTTAACGTATCGCCGCCGCGCTACTCGCTGGTCCTTCCAATATACAACGAAGAAGAAGTGTTGCCTCGACTGATCGAGCGGATCAGTTCCCTGATCTGCCGACTGGACGGAGAGGCTGAGGCGATCTTCGTCGATGACGGAAGCGTCGATGGAAGCGTCGAATACCTTCGGAAGGTGGTCGCTGTCGAGCCGCGCTTCCGGCTGATCGAGCTTTCCCGCAATTTCGGCCATCAGGTCGCGATCACCGCCGGCATGGACGCGGCTACGGGTGATGCCGTCATCGTCATGGACGCCGACCTGCAAGACCCGCCGGAGGTGGTTCTCGATCTGGTGGCGAAGTGGAAGGACGGTTTCGAGATCGTCTATGCCCGCCGTATCAAGCGTGAGGGCGAATCCTGGTTCAAGCGCGTGACGGCGAGTCTCTTCTACCGTCTGCTGGAGAAGATGACGTCGGTCGACATCCCACGCGACGTCGGGGATTTTCGTTTGGTCGGCCGCAAGGCGCTGGAAACCTTCAAGCATATGCCCGAACACGATCGCTTTGTCCGGGGCATGTTCGCCTGGATGGGGTTCAAGCAGGCGGCGGTTGCTTTCGAACGCCCCGCGCGGACGCTTGGCCAGACCAAATACCCATTCTGGAAGATGATGCACCTTGCCGTTCACGGCATCGTCAGCTTCTCCGAAAAGCCGCTTCGCATGGCGCTGTGGGGAGGATTGGCCATCTCCGCGCTTGCCGTAGTGTTCGGTGCTTACGCCGTCTTCGCCTGGATTTTTGAAACCGGCATCATTGCCGGCTGGACATCCACCGTGGTGATCGTGTCGCTGTTGTGCGGCATCAATCTGTTCATGACCGGCGTGGTCGGGCTTTATGTCGGCGGCATCCACGCCGAGGTGAAACGCCGTCCGCTTTACGTGATCGATCGGGTCACCGGCTTCGACAAGGCGATGCGTGCCGCCACCCCTGGTCAGAGCCGCCGATCGATTCGAAAACCCAGGAATGGAGCCTCGGCTGATGGCCGAACTCTTCGACAGCTATAA
- a CDS encoding TldD/PmbA family protein: MTDTLDAAKLTDRVAALVEAAKRAGADAADAVAVRGRSAGVSVRLGKVEGTEASESEDVALRVFVGKRVASVSATAASDPKALAERAVAMAKVSPEDPYQGLADPALLVDKPRDLDLFDPTEVSADQLKEAALAAEAAALAVKGVTNSAGSGASAGLGGLVLATSHGFVGHYVASRFSRSTSVIAGEGTGMERDYEYSSRQHFADLDAPEDIGRKAGERAARRIGARKAATGPVDVVFDPRVARGIAGHLGAAINGASVARKTSFLRDMMGRKVAAAAITVTDEPLRRRGQASRPFDGEGIEGERLLMVEKGVLNHWFLSTSAARELGLITNGRGSRSGSSVSPSSTNLAIEPGERTPEDLIKSLKSGFYVTEVFGQGVDMVTGEYSRGASGFWIENGELAYPVAEVTIASNLKAMFLSMVPASDLDRNFGTAAPTLLIEGMTLAGA, from the coding sequence ATGACGGATACGCTCGACGCAGCGAAATTGACCGACCGCGTCGCAGCCTTGGTCGAGGCTGCCAAACGCGCCGGCGCCGATGCCGCCGACGCGGTTGCGGTGCGCGGCCGTTCGGCCGGCGTGTCGGTGCGGCTTGGCAAGGTCGAGGGTACCGAGGCGTCCGAGAGCGAGGATGTCGCGCTGCGCGTCTTCGTCGGCAAGCGGGTGGCGAGCGTCTCGGCAACCGCTGCCTCCGATCCTAAAGCGCTCGCCGAACGCGCCGTGGCGATGGCGAAGGTCTCGCCCGAGGACCCCTATCAGGGCCTTGCCGACCCGGCCCTGCTGGTCGATAAGCCGCGCGACCTCGATCTGTTCGACCCGACGGAGGTCTCCGCCGACCAGTTGAAGGAAGCAGCCCTTGCCGCGGAAGCGGCGGCGCTTGCCGTCAAGGGTGTCACCAATTCGGCCGGCAGCGGCGCCAGCGCCGGGCTCGGCGGTCTGGTGCTCGCCACCTCGCACGGCTTCGTCGGCCACTATGTCGCGTCGCGCTTTTCGCGCTCGACCAGCGTCATCGCCGGCGAGGGCACCGGCATGGAGCGCGACTATGAATATTCCTCGCGCCAGCATTTTGCCGATCTCGATGCGCCGGAGGATATCGGGCGCAAGGCCGGCGAACGCGCCGCGCGGCGTATCGGCGCGCGCAAGGCGGCGACCGGGCCGGTCGACGTGGTGTTCGACCCGCGCGTCGCCCGCGGCATCGCCGGCCATCTCGGCGCCGCCATCAATGGCGCGTCGGTCGCGCGCAAGACCAGCTTTTTGCGCGACATGATGGGCAGAAAGGTGGCGGCGGCCGCGATCACCGTCACCGACGAGCCGCTCCGGCGCCGCGGCCAGGCGTCGCGTCCGTTCGACGGCGAAGGCATCGAGGGCGAAAGACTGCTCATGGTCGAGAAGGGTGTTTTGAACCATTGGTTCCTGTCGACCTCGGCCGCGCGGGAATTGGGGCTGATCACCAACGGCCGCGGCTCGCGCAGCGGCTCTTCGGTCTCGCCGTCATCGACCAACCTCGCCATCGAGCCGGGCGAGCGGACGCCCGAAGACCTCATCAAGTCGCTTAAATCAGGCTTTTACGTCACCGAAGTGTTCGGCCAGGGCGTCGACATGGTGACCGGCGAGTACAGCCGCGGCGCTTCCGGCTTCTGGATCGAGAATGGCGAGCTTGCCTATCCGGTCGCCGAGGTGACCATCGCCTCGAACCTGAAGGCCATGTTCCTCAGCATGGTCCCGGCGAGCGATCTCGATCGCAATTTCGGCACCGCGGCACCAACGCTGCTGATCGAAGGCATGACCCTTGCCGGAGCTTGA
- a CDS encoding 3'(2'),5'-bisphosphate nucleotidase CysQ codes for MPELDQVISAGARADLALLRDAAREAGAIAMRYFGNNPQVWMKGGTSPVSEADHAADAYLRETLLAARPDYGWLSEETADNPARLAARRTFVVDPIDGTRGFLEGLRSWCVSVAVVEDGRTLAGVLECPAMEETYWALPGEGAFLNGRRIAARRPAATVDIGGPKPLIDLMPAEWRGRLNRVPYIPSLAYRLAMVANGALDATFVKPNAHDWDIAAADLILREAGGALLDQNGRAPRYAGEVIRHSALVAGSGELLAILSGVIAGLDN; via the coding sequence TTGCCGGAGCTTGACCAGGTCATATCCGCTGGGGCTCGCGCGGATTTGGCCCTCCTGCGCGACGCTGCCCGCGAGGCGGGCGCCATTGCCATGCGCTATTTCGGCAACAACCCGCAAGTCTGGATGAAGGGCGGCACCTCGCCGGTCAGCGAGGCCGACCACGCCGCCGACGCCTATCTGCGCGAAACCTTGCTTGCGGCGCGGCCGGACTATGGCTGGCTGTCGGAGGAGACGGCCGACAATCCGGCAAGGCTTGCCGCCCGCCGCACCTTCGTCGTCGATCCGATCGACGGCACGCGCGGCTTCCTCGAAGGCCTCCGCTCCTGGTGCGTCAGCGTCGCGGTGGTCGAGGACGGCCGCACGCTTGCCGGCGTGCTCGAATGTCCGGCTATGGAGGAGACCTATTGGGCGCTGCCCGGCGAGGGCGCGTTCCTGAACGGCCGTCGCATTGCCGCGCGCCGCCCGGCGGCGACGGTCGACATTGGCGGGCCGAAGCCGTTGATCGACCTGATGCCGGCGGAATGGCGGGGCCGGCTGAACCGCGTGCCCTATATTCCCTCGCTCGCCTATCGGCTGGCGATGGTCGCCAATGGCGCGCTGGACGCGACCTTCGTCAAACCCAACGCACATGACTGGGACATTGCCGCGGCGGACCTCATCCTGCGCGAGGCTGGCGGCGCACTGCTCGACCAGAACGGCCGCGCGCCGCGCTATGCCGGCGAAGTGATCCGCCACAGCGCGCTGGTTGCCGGCAGCGGCGAACTCCTCGCCATCCTCTCCGGCGTCATCGCCGGGCTGGACAATTGA
- a CDS encoding DUF4170 domain-containing protein gives MAAEDGKKQLLHLVFGGELKNLSGAEFRDLDALDIVGIYPDYQSAKAAWKAKAQASVDNAHMRYFVVHLHRLLDPDNKAAS, from the coding sequence ATGGCCGCGGAAGACGGAAAGAAGCAACTTTTGCACCTGGTGTTCGGCGGCGAACTCAAGAATCTGAGCGGAGCCGAATTCCGCGACCTCGACGCGCTCGACATCGTTGGTATCTATCCCGATTATCAGTCCGCGAAAGCGGCGTGGAAAGCCAAGGCCCAAGCCAGCGTCGACAATGCCCATATGCGTTATTTCGTCGTTCACCTGCACCGGTTGCTCGACCCCGACAACAAGGCTGCCAGTTAA
- a CDS encoding lysophospholipid acyltransferase family protein yields MDHEAVKGLATRSAGRRRRGGTSKTFWRRIREPLAQSRFVKNAIASLFAQFVRLIRLTNRVVDGSTQMSGGAYRQFEPGIIALWHGQHLLTPAYYPKGRQLVAMVSRSADAELNALMLERFGIEAVRGSGGRQNSKHLDKGGAKALLALKKSLAAGKNVAMIADIPHGTPRDAGLGIVLLARLSGRPILPAAIATSRRKVLERSWDKTTINLPFGRSSIVVGAPVFVPADADEAKMERKRQEVTAALNAATAEAYRLVDGSK; encoded by the coding sequence ATGGACCATGAAGCAGTGAAAGGGCTGGCCACGAGATCCGCGGGCAGAAGGCGCCGTGGCGGCACCTCGAAGACATTCTGGCGCAGAATACGCGAACCGCTGGCGCAATCGCGATTCGTCAAGAACGCCATCGCCAGCCTGTTCGCGCAGTTCGTTCGCCTCATCCGCCTGACCAACCGTGTGGTCGACGGATCGACGCAGATGTCGGGCGGCGCCTACCGGCAATTCGAGCCGGGCATCATTGCGCTGTGGCACGGTCAGCATCTTCTGACCCCGGCCTACTATCCCAAGGGACGGCAGCTGGTCGCCATGGTGTCGCGCAGCGCCGACGCCGAGCTCAACGCGCTGATGCTCGAGAGGTTCGGCATCGAGGCGGTGCGCGGCTCGGGCGGGCGCCAAAACTCGAAGCATCTCGACAAGGGCGGCGCCAAAGCGCTGCTTGCCCTGAAAAAGTCGCTCGCCGCCGGCAAGAACGTCGCCATGATCGCTGACATTCCGCATGGCACGCCGCGCGACGCGGGGCTTGGCATCGTTCTCCTGGCGCGGCTTTCGGGCCGGCCGATCCTGCCCGCCGCCATCGCCACCAGCCGCCGCAAGGTGCTGGAGCGCAGCTGGGACAAGACCACGATCAATCTGCCGTTCGGCCGCTCCTCGATCGTCGTGGGAGCGCCGGTCTTCGTTCCGGCCGACGCTGATGAGGCCAAAATGGAACGCAAGCGCCAGGAGGTCACGGCCGCGCTCAACGCCGCGACCGCCGAGGCCTACCGTCTCGTGGATGGCTCGAAATGA